Proteins found in one Quercus robur chromosome 2, dhQueRobu3.1, whole genome shotgun sequence genomic segment:
- the LOC126714661 gene encoding uncharacterized protein LOC126714661 translates to MGKEKSMGINTVRLHICHHQIVGTGSVFLDYLLLNNLKTETSCQVPNQVQRVLLLPFLKVVGLILVKRRIINEDKCHICTREAETAIHVLWDCAAVTDVWAGSIPKLQKGASVF, encoded by the exons ATGGGGAAAGAAAAATCTATGGGCATCAACACCGTTAGGCTACATATCTGCCACCATCAAATCGTTGGAACCGGCTCCG TTTTCCTAGATTATCTGCTGCTAAACAATCTCAAAACCGAGACTTCTTGCCAAGTGCCAAATCAAGTTCAAAG GGTTCTTCTTTTACCCTTTTTAAAAGTAGTTGGGTTGATTCTAGTGAAGCGAAGAATTATTAATGAAGACAAATGCCATATCTGTACAAGGGAGGCGGAGACAGCAATTCACGTGTTATGGGACTGTGCTGCGGTAACAGATGTGTGGGCTGGGAGTATTCCAAAACTGCAGAAGGGAGCTTCGGTTTTCTGA